From Kamptonema formosum PCC 6407, a single genomic window includes:
- a CDS encoding transposase encodes MIQPKIPQPTISFIDQYCESYQKIFPEVRSYEAFKQIIMGILTPSKRKSLVTLSKIIGLKNSQSLHNFLTQSPWKSEELRTQRLKIIFNWLKEEAIDIIIDETGDPKKGNKTEYVARQYLGRLGKVDNGIVSVNIYGVRRSNHGVWMPEGEEVKQTSWQEFDRILSKGQQQKRYVCEIIFGHRNKYTYWYLTTDPETLPVNSTSYVMTNIDKIKYQDVGNIYGERTWIEYGFRQSKSELGWSDFHVTKYNDIAKWWESICCAFLLVSMRAISTQSSELSNLSSCQSELNSYLAEHPDWDFNQGWKSMLNNMQLLLLPLLALKLVKPWLKVFESPLLVSSFNTLISLVNLCANALTGTKLNAFHQFSSA; translated from the coding sequence ATGATACAGCCCAAAATTCCACAACCTACCATTAGTTTCATCGATCAATATTGTGAGAGTTATCAAAAAATATTTCCAGAAGTTAGAAGCTATGAAGCCTTTAAGCAAATTATTATGGGGATTTTGACACCAAGCAAGAGAAAAAGTTTAGTAACACTCTCTAAAATAATTGGATTAAAAAATAGTCAATCATTGCATAACTTTTTAACACAATCTCCCTGGAAATCGGAAGAATTAAGAACCCAGAGACTAAAAATTATCTTTAACTGGTTAAAAGAAGAAGCAATTGACATTATTATAGATGAGACCGGAGATCCAAAAAAAGGAAATAAAACTGAATATGTAGCTAGACAATATTTAGGAAGGCTAGGAAAAGTAGACAATGGGATTGTAAGTGTCAATATTTATGGAGTTAGAAGAAGTAATCATGGAGTCTGGATGCCAGAGGGGGAGGAAGTTAAACAGACTTCTTGGCAAGAATTTGACCGAATATTAAGTAAAGGTCAACAACAAAAAAGATATGTGTGTGAGATAATATTTGGTCACAGGAATAAATATACTTATTGGTATCTAACAACTGATCCCGAAACATTACCAGTCAATAGTACATCTTATGTAATGACTAATATTGACAAAATTAAATATCAAGATGTAGGCAATATTTATGGAGAAAGAACTTGGATTGAATATGGATTTAGACAAAGCAAATCTGAATTAGGTTGGTCGGACTTTCATGTAACCAAATACAATGATATTGCTAAATGGTGGGAATCTATTTGTTGTGCTTTTCTATTGGTTAGTATGAGGGCTATTTCAACTCAGTCTTCGGAATTATCTAACTTATCAAGTTGTCAATCTGAACTAAATAGTTATCTAGCTGAACATCCAGACTGGGATTTCAATCAAGGCTGGAAATCAATGCTAAATAATATGCAATTACTATTATTGCCACTATTAGCCCTCAAATTAGTAAAACCTTGGTTGAAGGTTTTTGAATCTCCTTTATTAGTTAGTAGTTTTAATACTTTAATTAGTCTGGTTAATCTCTGTGCTAATGCTTTAACAGGGACTAAATTAAATGCTTTTCACCAATTTTCTTCTGCCTAG
- the dapB gene encoding 4-hydroxy-tetrahydrodipicolinate reductase, with protein MASQLPIPVIVNGAAGKMGREVVKAVATVGDMTLFGAIERSPEFLNVDAGELAGCGALEVPLTDDLQGMLALAGQEKQLGVMVDFTHPNSVYENVRSAIAYGIRPVVGTTGLSPEQIQDLAEFADKASIGCLIIPNFSIGMVLLQQAALSASQYFDHVEIIELHHNQKADAPSGTAIQTAQMLAEMGKTFNPPFVEETEKLPGARGSLADEGIRIHSIRLPGLIAHQEVIFGGPGQVYTLRHDTSDRACYMPGVLLAIRKVLELKSLVYGLEKIL; from the coding sequence ATGGCGAGTCAACTTCCGATTCCGGTGATTGTTAACGGTGCTGCTGGCAAGATGGGCCGTGAGGTGGTGAAGGCAGTAGCAACAGTTGGGGATATGACGCTGTTTGGGGCTATAGAGCGCTCTCCTGAGTTTCTTAACGTGGATGCGGGGGAACTAGCGGGGTGCGGTGCATTGGAAGTTCCTCTGACGGATGATTTGCAAGGGATGCTAGCGTTAGCGGGTCAAGAAAAACAGTTAGGGGTGATGGTGGATTTTACGCACCCAAATTCAGTTTATGAGAATGTGCGCTCTGCGATCGCCTACGGTATTCGTCCCGTCGTTGGTACTACGGGTCTGAGTCCCGAACAAATTCAAGATTTAGCTGAGTTTGCGGATAAAGCTAGCATCGGTTGTTTAATTATCCCTAATTTTTCGATCGGTATGGTTTTGCTTCAGCAAGCTGCGCTGTCAGCATCCCAATATTTCGATCATGTAGAAATTATCGAACTTCACCACAACCAAAAGGCAGACGCACCCAGCGGTACGGCAATTCAAACTGCTCAAATGTTAGCAGAAATGGGGAAAACTTTTAATCCCCCATTTGTGGAGGAAACTGAGAAGTTACCAGGTGCAAGGGGAAGTTTAGCGGATGAGGGTATTCGCATTCACAGCATTCGCTTACCTGGTTTAATTGCCCACCAAGAGGTGATTTTTGGCGGCCCCGGTCAAGTTTATACTTTGCGTCACGATACGAGCGATCGCGCTTGCTATATGCCCGGAGTTCTCTTGGCCATCCGCAAGGTACTGGAACTCAAATCTTTGGTTTATGGTTTAGAAAAAATATTGTAA
- the grxC gene encoding glutaredoxin 3: MTPKVEIYTWRTCPFCIRAKSLLKQKGIDFIEYSIDGDEAARSQMAKRAQGRKSLPQIFINDHHIGGCDDIHALEAQGKLDPLLS; encoded by the coding sequence ATGACTCCTAAAGTTGAAATTTACACTTGGAGAACCTGCCCCTTTTGCATTCGAGCCAAGTCACTGCTCAAGCAAAAAGGGATAGATTTTATCGAGTATAGCATTGACGGAGACGAAGCAGCGCGGAGTCAGATGGCAAAGCGGGCACAGGGAAGAAAATCCCTACCTCAGATTTTCATCAACGACCACCATATAGGCGGCTGCGACGACATCCACGCCCTTGAAGCTCAGGGTAAGCTAGATCCCCTCTTATCTTAG
- a CDS encoding Txe/YoeB family addiction module toxin, whose translation MAKKRKQQPEETPEPEQTSVRDAVFQPKFLEDLAYWVEVDRKVALRLLKLVEAIVRDPLTGVGKPEPLKYLAAGTWSRRLTQEHRIIYLVSENRIDFLQARYHYED comes from the coding sequence TTGGCGAAGAAGCGTAAACAACAGCCAGAAGAAACGCCTGAACCGGAGCAAACCTCTGTTCGTGATGCAGTTTTTCAGCCTAAATTCCTAGAAGACCTTGCCTATTGGGTGGAAGTCGATCGCAAAGTTGCCCTCCGACTTTTAAAATTGGTAGAGGCGATCGTGCGCGATCCGTTAACAGGTGTCGGCAAACCAGAACCCCTAAAATATTTGGCTGCGGGTACGTGGTCGCGAAGGCTTACCCAAGAACATAGAATAATCTACTTAGTCAGCGAGAATCGGATTGATTTTCTCCAAGCTCGCTATCACTACGAAGATTAG
- a CDS encoding TPM domain-containing protein, with protein sequence MQQLLPQRFLASIAALFLVISVWAIAPAAWAYNNPDLLPETQTPIIDLAKALTEIQEQTLAKDLEQFEAETGWKLRVLTQYDRTPGLAVKDYWGLDQKSVLLVADQRGGNLLNFNVGDDLYPLLPRTFWVELQTRFGNQFFIRDNGEDQSILESLESIKLCLRQGGCRVVPGLPREQWILTLITSVLGGIICGFAAHPRKPGQIVAWQWALIFSPLWGILFIAFGIGPVVSRTSEWLPLLRNVAGFLIGALAAFLTPVLNQSSASER encoded by the coding sequence ATGCAACAGCTTTTACCGCAAAGATTTTTAGCATCAATTGCTGCGTTGTTCCTAGTTATCTCAGTTTGGGCGATCGCGCCCGCAGCCTGGGCCTACAACAACCCCGATTTGCTGCCTGAGACTCAGACACCGATAATTGATTTAGCCAAAGCCCTGACCGAAATTCAAGAACAGACGCTAGCTAAAGATTTAGAGCAGTTTGAAGCTGAAACGGGCTGGAAACTGCGAGTTTTGACTCAATACGACCGCACACCTGGTCTAGCGGTCAAAGATTATTGGGGGCTAGATCAAAAAAGTGTCTTGCTAGTTGCCGATCAGCGGGGCGGCAACCTGCTTAATTTTAACGTTGGAGATGATCTTTACCCCTTGCTACCGCGAACCTTTTGGGTGGAGTTGCAAACTCGCTTCGGCAATCAATTTTTTATCCGAGACAACGGCGAAGACCAATCTATCCTCGAATCCTTAGAATCAATTAAACTTTGTTTGCGCCAGGGTGGTTGTCGCGTCGTTCCCGGTTTGCCACGCGAACAATGGATTTTGACTCTGATTACTTCCGTACTCGGCGGCATAATCTGCGGATTTGCGGCACATCCGCGCAAACCCGGACAAATTGTAGCTTGGCAGTGGGCGTTGATTTTCTCTCCGCTGTGGGGCATTTTGTTTATCGCTTTCGGCATTGGCCCGGTGGTATCCCGTACCTCCGAGTGGCTACCACTGCTGCGGAATGTAGCTGGTTTCCTGATTGGGGCTCTGGCAGCTTTTTTAACTCCAGTCTTGAATCAGTCTTCGGCTTCTGAAAGGTAA
- a CDS encoding photosystem I reaction center subunit PsaK, translating into MIDSNLLAVIESAVSDSALGDWQKPLVMFICNLLALFVLSRVIWHPHVGPKMPLPFPELFNNISVPAFLASMSAGHLLGVLVIMGLNNSQVI; encoded by the coding sequence ATGATCGACTCAAACTTACTAGCAGTAATAGAATCGGCTGTTAGCGACAGCGCATTGGGTGATTGGCAAAAACCCTTGGTGATGTTTATTTGCAATCTCTTGGCTTTGTTCGTTCTTAGCCGTGTAATTTGGCATCCCCACGTCGGGCCGAAAATGCCTCTACCCTTTCCTGAGCTTTTCAATAATATTAGCGTCCCTGCATTTTTGGCATCAATGAGTGCGGGTCATCTCCTGGGGGTACTCGTAATTATGGGGCTCAATAACAGCCAAGTTATCTAG
- the gshB gene encoding glutathione synthase, which translates to MKFAFIIDPLQRLIPGHDTSVALMEAAQELGNEVWVTQAENLSVIGGKAWGLLSRVALTPVQLVEGHWVAAEVWYELEKPTLQPLEAMDAVFMRTDPPVNIPYLYATYILDCIDPEKTLVINSPKGLRSANEKMYALQFVEAIPETIVSQNKQVIRQFVEEKGAAVLKPLGGKAGEGILFMEGRDRNFNSLIEISTQQGQVPVMVQTYLPEAKEGDKRIILMNGEPIGAINRIPTGNEFRGNMAVGGRVAKTEITEREYQICTQLAPVLQKDGLFFVGIDVIGGYLTEINVTSPTGLREIDLLDNVCLGKKIVQWVEKTK; encoded by the coding sequence ATGAAATTTGCATTCATCATCGATCCCCTCCAACGGCTAATTCCAGGTCACGATACCAGTGTGGCATTAATGGAGGCAGCACAAGAACTTGGGAACGAAGTCTGGGTCACTCAAGCAGAAAATTTAAGCGTAATTGGTGGCAAAGCTTGGGGGCTACTGAGCCGTGTAGCCCTAACACCAGTACAATTAGTAGAGGGACATTGGGTAGCGGCTGAAGTTTGGTACGAACTAGAAAAGCCTACTTTGCAACCCCTTGAGGCGATGGATGCAGTGTTTATGCGGACAGATCCGCCAGTAAACATTCCTTACCTTTACGCTACTTATATTCTCGACTGTATTGATCCAGAAAAAACGCTGGTAATTAATTCCCCTAAAGGGCTAAGAAGTGCCAATGAAAAGATGTATGCTTTGCAGTTTGTAGAGGCAATACCAGAAACAATTGTCAGCCAAAATAAACAGGTAATTAGGCAATTTGTCGAGGAAAAAGGGGCAGCGGTGCTGAAGCCTTTAGGCGGTAAAGCAGGTGAAGGAATTTTATTTATGGAGGGACGCGATCGCAACTTTAACTCCTTGATTGAAATTAGCACTCAACAGGGACAAGTACCCGTGATGGTTCAGACTTATTTGCCAGAGGCAAAAGAAGGAGATAAGCGAATTATTTTGATGAACGGTGAACCTATTGGTGCTATAAATCGTATTCCCACTGGCAATGAATTTCGCGGGAATATGGCAGTGGGTGGTAGAGTTGCTAAGACAGAAATTACTGAGCGAGAATATCAGATTTGCACTCAGTTAGCGCCAGTTTTACAAAAAGATGGTTTATTTTTTGTAGGAATTGATGTGATTGGCGGTTATCTTACAGAAATCAATGTCACCAGTCCTACTGGTCTGCGGGAAATTGATTTATTAGATAATGTTTGTTTGGGCAAAAAGATCGTTCAATGGGTAGAGAAGACTAAATAA
- a CDS encoding chlorophyll a/b-binding protein — translation METPPSYLPKVANAYNEKDRNAFLFGFTPQAELWNGRLAMIGFLAYLLWDLAGYSVLRDVLHFLPNLPLPS, via the coding sequence ATGGAAACTCCTCCTAGCTATTTACCCAAAGTTGCTAATGCGTATAACGAGAAAGATCGCAATGCTTTCTTGTTTGGTTTTACTCCCCAAGCAGAGCTTTGGAACGGTCGCTTAGCCATGATTGGTTTCCTAGCTTATCTGCTGTGGGATCTTGCTGGATATAGCGTGCTGCGCGATGTCCTACACTTCCTTCCCAATCTACCTCTGCCTAGCTAA
- a CDS encoding peptidoglycan-binding domain-containing protein, which yields MDSFAYLELALVWESPTEPKLLEGLNWKKLSSQTYIPLLSLALVLSVLSIASSANAEIRPGSNGEQVRALQQRLQAQGYFPIGTTPTIYYRSITEEAVRQFQLARGLSATGIADNLTLYYLGLGPYPTPTQGYNPYPSSPIGQAPNTSTTIRTCQGFRFGDKNVTFLQQKLKALGFFYGAVDGKYRERTLSAVTRFQQANNLVPTGCADSTTLAAIDLGIREISYSYPPITPPSTIPIGQGFTTLFTLGRNSRGPAVRELQNQLARLRITPGAIDGVFGNDTEYAVKRFQQRMGIYADGIATPSVQIALRNIIAGNVPIPYGAPLYVPRVVSR from the coding sequence ATGGACTCATTTGCTTACCTTGAACTTGCTCTTGTCTGGGAAAGCCCTACGGAGCCAAAATTGCTTGAGGGATTGAATTGGAAAAAGCTATCTAGCCAGACCTACATCCCCTTGTTATCTCTGGCTTTGGTATTATCAGTTTTGAGCATAGCTAGCTCAGCTAATGCTGAGATCAGACCAGGATCTAACGGCGAACAGGTGAGAGCGCTTCAGCAGCGATTGCAAGCACAGGGTTACTTCCCAATAGGTACAACCCCAACTATCTACTATCGCAGCATCACTGAAGAAGCTGTTAGGCAATTTCAGCTAGCGAGAGGACTCTCGGCGACCGGCATAGCTGACAATTTGACCCTCTATTACCTGGGTTTGGGGCCCTATCCTACACCCACACAAGGTTACAACCCCTATCCCTCATCTCCAATAGGTCAAGCTCCAAATACAAGCACAACGATTAGAACTTGTCAGGGGTTCCGTTTTGGAGATAAAAACGTAACTTTCCTTCAACAAAAGTTAAAAGCTCTTGGCTTCTTTTATGGTGCTGTTGATGGCAAATACCGCGAGCGCACTCTTAGTGCAGTCACTCGTTTTCAGCAAGCTAATAACCTCGTACCTACTGGCTGTGCAGACAGTACCACCCTAGCTGCTATAGATCTGGGGATCAGGGAAATTTCCTATTCTTACCCTCCTATTACTCCTCCCTCAACAATTCCCATCGGACAAGGTTTCACTACTCTTTTCACCTTGGGAAGAAATAGTCGTGGCCCTGCGGTTAGAGAACTTCAGAATCAATTGGCACGTCTACGCATTACTCCTGGCGCTATTGATGGAGTATTTGGGAATGACACTGAATATGCAGTGAAACGTTTCCAGCAGCGTATGGGAATTTATGCTGATGGTATTGCCACACCTAGCGTACAAATTGCTTTGCGGAATATCATTGCTGGAAATGTTCCTATTCCTTATGGAGCTCCTCTCTATGTACCTCGTGTTGTATCCAGGTAA
- a CDS encoding PEP-CTERM sorting domain-containing protein (PEP-CTERM proteins occur, often in large numbers, in the proteomes of bacteria that also encode an exosortase, a predicted intramembrane cysteine proteinase. The presence of a PEP-CTERM domain at a protein's C-terminus predicts cleavage within the sorting domain, followed by covalent anchoring to some some component of the (usually Gram-negative) cell surface. Many PEP-CTERM proteins exhibit an unusual sequence composition that includes large numbers of potential glycosylation sites. Expression of one such protein has been shown restore the ability of a bacterium to form floc, a type of biofilm.), whose translation MSTLLAKLTCGLTAAAAVGFYYLAAAPPVLAQVNICGPGNYSDACASDSKTTSKSTNTITDVYTTQALNQDSTSVPEPSTAIALLMTSAAIIYSAKKRKQLDRDH comes from the coding sequence ATGTCTACGCTACTGGCAAAACTAACTTGTGGACTCACTGCCGCTGCGGCAGTTGGGTTCTACTACCTAGCCGCAGCCCCTCCAGTTTTAGCGCAAGTTAACATTTGTGGGCCTGGCAACTATTCAGATGCCTGTGCATCGGATAGCAAAACCACCTCTAAGTCCACTAATACCATCACGGATGTTTATACAACTCAAGCATTGAACCAAGACTCAACTTCCGTTCCCGAACCAAGCACGGCGATCGCACTGCTGATGACAAGTGCGGCTATAATTTACTCTGCAAAAAAGCGAAAGCAGCTCGATCGAGACCACTAG
- the hflX gene encoding GTPase HflX, which translates to MDTIYGNLQGLKKSQLKQLEKLYHQRLPGDRLATPEFAQRAAAISTEIDQPVCAYVNRRGQVIRVGVGTPRQTQIPPLELPRYGQGRLSGIRCIATHLKPEPPGEAALTAMAIQRLDALVWLTLTGGGFQRRGGGGAGYIKETYLAHLTPEGERGSRGAGEQGGAGDIAPVLNTQNREGLPETDQSLKAQNFFWSMSAPLSLEVLAELDFQEWVEAIEAEFEREFVAKQVDVDQDKVLVVGMMTQDMTPQQFEDGLLELTSLVGTAGGQVLQTVKQKRSRPHPQTVVGEGKVEEIALSAQTVGANLIVFDRDLSPAQVRNLETKIGIRVVDRTEVILDIFAQRAQSGAGKLQVELAQLEYNLPRLTGRGQAMSRLGGGIGTRGPGETKLETERRAIAKRISRLQQEVNQLQAHRSRMRQQRQHREVPSIAIVGYTNAGKSTLLNVLTNAEVYTADQLFATLDPTTRRLVIADAVTEESLSIVLTDTVGFIHELPPALIDAFRATLEEVTDADALLHVVDLSHPAWHSQIRSVMTILTEMPVTPGPALVAFNKIDRVDGDTLRQAQEEFPQAVFISAAKALGLETLRQRLAQLIYYVAYPR; encoded by the coding sequence ATCGACACTATCTACGGCAACCTCCAAGGTTTAAAGAAAAGCCAACTCAAGCAACTCGAAAAACTTTACCACCAGAGACTTCCGGGCGATCGCCTCGCGACACCGGAATTTGCTCAACGTGCTGCTGCTATCAGCACAGAAATTGACCAGCCTGTTTGTGCCTACGTCAACCGCCGGGGACAGGTGATTCGCGTTGGTGTGGGTACGCCTCGCCAAACCCAAATCCCACCCTTAGAATTGCCCCGCTATGGTCAAGGTCGTCTCAGCGGTATTCGCTGCATTGCTACCCACCTGAAACCGGAACCGCCTGGTGAAGCTGCACTTACGGCAATGGCAATCCAACGCTTAGATGCTTTGGTTTGGCTAACGCTTACTGGTGGAGGCTTTCAGCGGCGAGGGGGCGGCGGTGCTGGTTACATCAAAGAAACCTATCTGGCCCACCTAACGCCGGAAGGGGAGCGGGGGAGCAGGGGAGCGGGGGAGCAGGGGGGAGCGGGGGATATTGCTCCTGTACTTAACACTCAAAACCGCGAAGGGTTGCCAGAAACAGACCAATCTCTTAAGGCTCAAAATTTCTTTTGGAGTATGTCAGCGCCTTTAAGCTTGGAGGTTTTAGCTGAACTTGACTTTCAGGAGTGGGTAGAAGCGATCGAAGCTGAGTTTGAGCGGGAGTTTGTCGCCAAGCAGGTTGATGTAGACCAGGATAAGGTGCTGGTGGTGGGGATGATGACTCAGGATATGACCCCGCAACAATTTGAGGACGGACTGCTAGAATTGACTAGCTTGGTTGGTACAGCCGGGGGTCAGGTGTTGCAAACGGTGAAGCAAAAGCGATCGCGCCCCCATCCTCAGACAGTCGTAGGCGAAGGAAAAGTCGAAGAAATCGCTCTGAGCGCTCAGACAGTCGGCGCTAACTTAATAGTATTCGATCGCGATCTTTCTCCGGCACAAGTACGGAATCTAGAAACCAAAATCGGTATCCGGGTTGTCGATCGCACGGAGGTAATTCTAGATATTTTTGCCCAGAGAGCTCAATCTGGCGCTGGTAAATTACAGGTAGAACTCGCCCAGCTAGAATACAATTTACCGCGACTGACCGGTAGAGGTCAGGCGATGTCTAGGTTAGGAGGTGGGATCGGTACTAGAGGGCCCGGCGAAACGAAACTGGAAACAGAGCGACGGGCGATCGCTAAACGCATCTCTCGCTTGCAGCAAGAAGTTAATCAACTGCAAGCTCATCGTTCGCGGATGCGCCAGCAACGGCAACACAGAGAAGTACCCTCAATTGCGATCGTTGGTTATACCAATGCCGGTAAATCGACACTGCTCAATGTACTTACTAATGCAGAAGTTTACACGGCTGACCAATTATTTGCAACGCTTGACCCCACCACGCGGCGGTTAGTGATTGCCGATGCCGTTACAGAAGAATCCCTGTCTATCGTACTTACGGATACGGTGGGATTCATCCACGAACTACCCCCCGCTTTGATCGACGCATTCCGGGCCACTCTAGAAGAAGTCACAGATGCCGACGCTCTACTGCACGTAGTGGATCTCTCTCATCCAGCTTGGCACAGTCAAATTCGCTCTGTGATGACGATTTTGACTGAAATGCCCGTCACTCCGGGGCCCGCCTTGGTTGCTTTCAACAAAATCGATCGCGTAGACGGGGACACTCTGCGGCAAGCTCAGGAGGAATTTCCCCAAGCCGTGTTTATATCCGCCGCTAAGGCTCTAGGACTGGAAACTCTGCGTCAGAGACTAGCTCAGTTAATTTATTACGTAGCCTACCCTCGGTAA
- a CDS encoding type II toxin-antitoxin system Phd/YefM family antitoxin → MSLTQTQVTYTEAQANFDELCEQVISDRDAIIITRKDGENVALIAADELASLIETVYLLRSPKNADRLLSALEQAKAKTVKPQTLRELRQELELGEEA, encoded by the coding sequence ATGTCACTCACACAAACCCAAGTAACCTATACTGAAGCTCAGGCGAATTTCGATGAACTGTGCGAACAAGTCATAAGCGATCGCGATGCCATCATCATCACCCGCAAAGACGGCGAAAATGTAGCGTTAATTGCCGCTGACGAATTGGCAAGCTTAATAGAGACAGTATACCTGCTGCGATCGCCCAAAAATGCCGATCGCTTGTTAAGCGCTCTGGAACAGGCAAAAGCTAAAACTGTCAAACCTCAGACTCTCAGAGAATTACGGCAGGAGTTGGAACTTGGCGAAGAAGCGTAA
- a CDS encoding precorrin-8X methylmutase yields the protein MEWHVTDAQSLGIIDREIGDHVLSPAEYEIVRRVIYTTADFEYKSLIRFSDHALQAGAAALAARTTIVVDVPMVQVGITPQIQSTFANPVYCSMEALTRPQKEKTRAAWGIETLARRYPEGIFVVGQAQTALSALVDLIESEEIRPALVIGTPSGFVGVDVAKSRLHDSMIPHIRIEGRKGSAVVAVAIVNGLVDLAWQAYGQEGNSLG from the coding sequence ATGGAATGGCACGTAACCGATGCCCAAAGTCTGGGAATAATCGATCGCGAAATTGGCGATCATGTCTTGTCGCCGGCGGAGTACGAAATTGTCCGCCGCGTGATTTACACTACGGCTGACTTTGAATACAAGTCTCTGATCCGTTTTTCTGACCACGCTTTACAGGCGGGGGCGGCGGCATTAGCGGCGCGGACTACTATTGTTGTAGATGTGCCAATGGTGCAGGTGGGGATTACGCCCCAGATCCAGAGCACTTTTGCGAATCCGGTATATTGTTCGATGGAGGCTTTAACTCGGCCTCAGAAGGAAAAAACCCGTGCTGCTTGGGGCATTGAAACTTTGGCCCGGCGGTATCCAGAGGGTATTTTTGTGGTTGGTCAGGCTCAAACGGCGCTGTCGGCGTTGGTAGATTTAATTGAGTCTGAAGAAATTCGGCCTGCTTTGGTGATTGGTACGCCTTCGGGGTTTGTGGGGGTAGATGTGGCTAAGTCAAGGCTGCATGATTCAATGATTCCTCATATTCGGATTGAGGGGCGTAAGGGATCTGCGGTGGTGGCTGTGGCGATCGTTAATGGGTTGGTGGATTTGGCTTGGCAGGCCTATGGCCAAGAGGGGAATAGTTTGGGTTAG
- a CDS encoding SRPBCC family protein has protein sequence MESTTSDQQNASNSGDKERWASLIGGGALVLYGLSQRSLRGALVAIAGGGLAYHGVSGGNVVQSAENMDNIKVEKTVTIDKSPEELYRFWRDFENLPHFMKHLKSVKVIDDKRSHWIASAPMDNSIEWDAEIINEQENRLIAWASVEGADVDNSGFVRFQPASTGQGTEVKVVIEYNPPGGAITAAFAKLFGEEPKQQIGDDLRRFKQIMETGEIATVEGQSSGRR, from the coding sequence ATGGAATCAACAACTTCAGACCAACAAAATGCTAGTAATAGCGGCGATAAGGAACGGTGGGCATCGTTAATTGGGGGTGGGGCGCTGGTTCTTTACGGTTTGTCTCAACGTTCTTTGAGGGGCGCTTTGGTGGCGATCGCAGGTGGCGGTTTAGCTTATCACGGTGTCAGTGGAGGAAATGTAGTACAGTCAGCAGAAAATATGGATAATATCAAAGTTGAAAAGACGGTGACAATTGATAAATCTCCTGAAGAACTTTATCGTTTTTGGCGGGACTTTGAAAATTTGCCGCATTTCATGAAGCACCTTAAATCTGTGAAAGTAATCGATGACAAGCGTTCCCACTGGATTGCATCTGCACCGATGGATAATAGCATCGAATGGGATGCGGAGATTATTAACGAACAGGAAAACCGATTAATTGCTTGGGCCTCAGTTGAAGGCGCAGATGTTGATAATTCTGGTTTTGTGCGTTTTCAACCCGCTTCCACAGGGCAAGGAACAGAGGTAAAAGTTGTCATTGAATACAATCCCCCAGGCGGTGCAATTACTGCTGCTTTTGCTAAGTTATTTGGTGAAGAACCGAAACAGCAAATCGGTGACGATCTGCGTCGCTTTAAGCAAATAATGGAAACTGGCGAAATTGCTACTGTGGAAGGCCAATCTTCGGGCCGTAGGTAA